One window from the genome of Phycisphaerales bacterium encodes:
- a CDS encoding DNA polymerase Y family protein — protein sequence MWMPMLPIDLLRRRDRADGAVRPARAEHVLVAQTVGQRRVVAACCERSRDAGVHLGLPVAQARAVLPAGTVRLEEATPGSDASRLRALAVWARRFSPLVQVDGTDGLWLDITGCAHLFGDEASMCRAVREELAKLGISTRLAIADTHGCAWALARFGEAEITIVPPGGQRQAMAPLPVEALGVDSKTIRALDELAIDRVAHLLDIPRGVLPARFGRDLLLALDRALGHAMEPLDPVRPITPCKAERIFDGYTTNLEAIELAVREVLGEACAQLESRGRGARQLVVELGRYELESLRLAVATSVPSRDPKHLWTLVRPRLERAHLGFGVERVAVTATRDALMPGSQAEQWEDRRRSSMAAAGELVDVLTGRLGVNAVRGAVLTQSHLPERAFDWTAPLAAPVHDVRPPGTRPTSLFEPPMETTAMALTPDGPVHRIRWQGEDRVVVSCVGPERLGHEWWRGRGSTRDYFRVRCEDGACLWVARARETGRWYVHGVWA from the coding sequence GTGTGGATGCCGATGCTGCCGATCGACCTGCTGCGTCGGCGCGACCGGGCCGATGGAGCCGTGCGGCCGGCTCGGGCTGAGCACGTGCTGGTCGCCCAGACCGTCGGCCAGCGCCGCGTCGTGGCCGCCTGCTGCGAGCGCTCGCGGGACGCTGGCGTGCACCTCGGCCTGCCGGTAGCCCAAGCGCGCGCGGTGCTGCCGGCCGGAACCGTGCGCCTGGAAGAGGCAACGCCGGGTTCAGACGCGTCGCGTCTGCGCGCCCTTGCGGTGTGGGCGCGGCGGTTCTCGCCGCTGGTGCAGGTGGATGGGACCGACGGGCTGTGGCTGGACATCACCGGATGCGCGCACCTCTTCGGTGATGAGGCGAGCATGTGCAGGGCCGTGCGCGAGGAGCTTGCCAAGCTGGGAATCTCAACACGACTGGCCATCGCAGACACACACGGCTGCGCATGGGCTCTCGCGCGTTTCGGCGAGGCGGAGATCACGATCGTGCCGCCGGGCGGGCAGCGTCAGGCCATGGCGCCGCTACCCGTCGAGGCGCTGGGAGTCGACTCGAAGACGATTCGCGCTCTGGACGAGTTGGCCATCGACCGCGTCGCACACCTGCTGGACATCCCACGAGGCGTGCTGCCCGCGCGGTTCGGCCGCGATCTGCTGCTGGCCCTCGATCGCGCCCTGGGCCACGCGATGGAGCCGCTCGACCCCGTGCGCCCGATCACGCCGTGCAAGGCCGAACGCATATTCGATGGATACACGACGAACCTCGAGGCCATCGAACTCGCGGTCCGCGAGGTGCTCGGCGAGGCGTGCGCGCAACTGGAGTCACGCGGCCGCGGGGCGCGGCAGTTGGTCGTCGAGCTGGGCCGATACGAGCTCGAGTCCCTCCGGCTGGCCGTTGCAACGAGCGTACCCAGCCGAGATCCCAAGCACCTCTGGACGCTGGTGCGGCCCAGGCTCGAGCGGGCCCACCTTGGCTTCGGCGTCGAGCGCGTGGCCGTGACCGCGACGCGTGATGCGCTCATGCCCGGATCACAAGCCGAGCAGTGGGAGGACCGCCGTCGCTCGAGCATGGCGGCGGCTGGCGAGCTGGTCGACGTGCTCACCGGACGGCTGGGCGTCAATGCCGTGCGCGGGGCGGTGCTGACCCAGTCGCACCTGCCCGAGCGTGCCTTCGACTGGACGGCACCGCTCGCCGCACCCGTGCACGATGTTCGCCCGCCGGGCACGCGGCCGACGTCGCTTTTCGAGCCACCGATGGAGACCACCGCCATGGCCCTCACGCCCGACGGCCCGGTGCACCGCATCCGCTGGCAGGGGGAGGACCGCGTCGTGGTTTCGTGCGTTGGGCCCGAGCGACTCGGCCACGAGTGGTGGCGCGGGCGCGGCTCGACGCGCGACTACTTCCGCGTGCGCTGCGAGGACGGCGCCTGCCTGTGGGTGGCACGCGCGAGAGAAACCGGCCGGTGGTACGTGCACGGCGTGTGGGCCTGA